A single region of the Paramicrobacterium fandaimingii genome encodes:
- a CDS encoding 1-phosphofructokinase family hexose kinase, which yields MITTLTANPSLDKTVTLGAPLAPGHVQIAVSTREDAGGKGINVARVVAAAGGESVAVLPLADGDPYAGALDAAHVDVRPVRIDGVARSNITLVDPEGVTTKVNLPGAFLSSTDVDSLVSAVVDASESSGWLVLAGSLPPGAPASFYADVITAVREHHGAEAPRVAVDASGAALRNVVGVARPDLIKPNHEELAELVGASLAPDDSDRAATALAHAARCVPDKAAAALVTLGSQGALLVTAEGAWVGTAPRVTVVSTVGAGDSALAGYLLAQDDGADAEGSLRRSIQYGSAAASLPGTQAPRPEDLPTTGIETHRVN from the coding sequence ATGATCACCACGCTCACGGCGAATCCCTCCCTCGATAAGACGGTGACACTCGGAGCACCCCTCGCACCTGGCCACGTTCAGATCGCCGTGTCAACGCGAGAAGACGCGGGCGGGAAGGGCATCAACGTCGCCCGCGTGGTCGCTGCAGCGGGAGGCGAGAGCGTCGCAGTTCTTCCGCTGGCCGACGGCGACCCGTACGCGGGAGCGCTCGACGCGGCACACGTCGACGTACGTCCAGTGCGCATCGATGGCGTAGCACGGTCGAACATCACTCTCGTCGATCCCGAGGGAGTAACCACAAAGGTCAATCTTCCCGGAGCATTCCTTTCTTCGACCGACGTCGATTCTCTGGTCTCGGCCGTTGTCGATGCCAGCGAGAGTTCAGGCTGGCTCGTTCTCGCCGGCTCGCTTCCCCCCGGGGCTCCCGCGAGCTTCTACGCCGACGTGATCACCGCCGTGCGCGAACACCACGGGGCCGAAGCGCCTCGCGTTGCCGTTGACGCATCGGGAGCAGCCCTGCGAAACGTCGTCGGCGTCGCCCGCCCCGATCTCATCAAGCCGAACCACGAAGAACTCGCTGAGCTCGTCGGCGCATCGCTTGCTCCCGACGACTCGGATCGCGCTGCAACGGCTCTCGCGCACGCGGCACGCTGCGTCCCCGACAAGGCGGCCGCCGCGCTCGTCACGCTCGGTTCGCAGGGTGCGCTGCTCGTCACTGCGGAAGGCGCCTGGGTCGGAACGGCACCGCGCGTCACTGTGGTGAGCACTGTCGGCGCTGGTGACAGCGCGCTGGCGGGATACCTGCTCGCGCAGGATGACGGTGCCGACGCCGAGGGCAGCCTCCGGCGATCCATCCAATACGGCTCCGCCGCGGCTTCGCTCCCCGGCACACAGGCGCCGCGCCCCGAAGATCTGCCCACAACGGGCATCGAGACCCACCGCGTGAACTGA
- a CDS encoding DeoR/GlpR family DNA-binding transcription regulator, translated as MYATERYDVIERMLRDDARVTVVDLASRLDITTETVRRDLDHLESAGVLRRVHGGAVPADTASTSEPSLSVRTQRHSAAKAAIARRASGLIPPDFQGSIFFDAGTTTAAVMQQLIPVLADGNIEVVTHSLAIAYPLSEVPSVGLTLIGGQIRGLTAAAVGSGTMRSVEGLRPDIAFVGVNGLSAAFGLSTPDAEEASVKREIIRSARRTIVVADVEKLGREALVSFATLSQIDVLVTDGKPDASLQTALDEANVEMKIA; from the coding sequence ATGTACGCAACGGAGCGATACGACGTCATAGAGCGGATGCTGCGCGATGACGCTCGCGTGACGGTTGTCGACCTCGCGAGCCGCTTAGACATCACGACCGAGACGGTCAGGCGAGACCTCGATCATCTTGAGAGCGCCGGCGTGCTCCGCCGCGTTCACGGCGGTGCCGTTCCCGCAGATACGGCGAGCACGAGCGAGCCGTCGCTCTCCGTCCGCACCCAGCGGCACAGCGCGGCGAAGGCAGCGATCGCCCGCCGTGCGAGCGGCCTGATCCCGCCTGATTTCCAGGGTTCCATCTTCTTCGACGCCGGCACCACAACCGCTGCCGTCATGCAGCAACTCATTCCGGTGCTTGCCGACGGGAATATCGAGGTGGTGACGCACTCGCTGGCCATCGCGTACCCGCTTTCGGAGGTTCCCTCCGTGGGACTTACGCTGATCGGCGGTCAGATTCGCGGCCTCACAGCAGCCGCGGTCGGCTCGGGCACCATGCGGTCGGTCGAGGGACTGCGACCCGATATCGCCTTCGTCGGCGTCAATGGACTTTCGGCCGCGTTCGGCCTCAGCACCCCCGATGCCGAGGAAGCTTCAGTCAAGCGCGAGATCATCCGCTCGGCGCGGCGAACCATTGTCGTCGCCGACGTCGAGAAGCTCGGGCGCGAAGCACTTGTGAGTTTTGCCACGCTGTCTCAGATCGATGTGCTCGTCACCGACGGCAAGCCGGACGCCAGCCTGCAAACAGCTCTTGACGAGGCGAATGTCGAGATGAAGATCGCATGA
- a CDS encoding YdcF family protein, translating to MFLLPIGIVFGACYLISRRRDPRLLRNGPFLVAAITFGIIGILAILAEYNIVASILLWIIALAIPLSILVFGIGLIANGVTMLRREGRSLGHQLSLIVGVLVLVLPIVAVVLVMQFGLPGFWIAALIGLASAYASVAFVSFAVYSIVYGRMRHTFAPSAIVIHGSGLIRGRVTALLRGRLDRGLRVYGSELARGNRPVLVPSGGQGDDEPRPEGEAMAEYIKEQGVPEADIVPETRSTSTRENIAYSVELLDAADRCGPIMLVTSDYHVLRTASLARRMNVDAQVVGSRTARYYVPSAFIREFVALLVENRVVTLIAVGTFAVLMVAILVGTLTAALG from the coding sequence ATGTTCCTTCTCCCCATCGGGATCGTCTTCGGCGCGTGCTATCTGATTTCACGCCGGAGGGATCCGAGGCTACTGCGCAACGGTCCTTTTCTTGTTGCGGCGATCACGTTCGGCATCATCGGCATTCTCGCGATCCTCGCCGAATACAACATCGTCGCCTCGATCCTGCTGTGGATCATTGCGCTCGCGATTCCACTCAGCATTCTCGTCTTCGGCATCGGCCTGATCGCCAACGGCGTCACGATGCTGCGTCGCGAGGGCCGCAGTCTTGGCCATCAGCTCTCGCTCATCGTCGGTGTGCTCGTGCTCGTGCTTCCGATTGTCGCGGTGGTTCTCGTCATGCAGTTCGGGCTGCCGGGGTTCTGGATTGCGGCGCTCATTGGCCTCGCTTCGGCGTATGCGAGTGTGGCGTTCGTATCGTTCGCCGTCTACTCGATCGTGTACGGGCGCATGCGACACACGTTTGCGCCGTCAGCCATCGTCATTCATGGGTCGGGACTCATTCGCGGGCGCGTCACCGCTCTGCTGCGAGGCAGGCTCGACCGCGGACTGCGGGTGTACGGCAGCGAGCTCGCGCGCGGCAATCGTCCTGTACTTGTGCCGTCGGGTGGGCAGGGTGACGACGAACCGCGCCCCGAAGGCGAGGCGATGGCAGAGTACATCAAGGAGCAGGGCGTGCCCGAGGCAGACATCGTCCCAGAAACGCGGTCGACGAGCACTCGCGAGAACATCGCCTACTCGGTTGAACTCCTCGATGCCGCTGATCGTTGCGGCCCGATCATGCTCGTCACGAGCGACTACCACGTGCTGCGCACCGCGTCGCTGGCGCGGCGCATGAACGTCGACGCCCAGGTGGTGGGGTCTCGCACAGCGCGCTACTACGTGCCGAGCGCGTTCATTCGCGAGTTCGTCGCCCTCCTCGTCGAGAACCGTGTCGTGACGCTGATCGCGGTCGGCACGTTCGCGGTGCTGATGGTCGCGATCCTGGTCGGAACGCTCACCGCTGCCCTCGGGTAG
- a CDS encoding cytidine deaminase, which translates to MQKLTSADDELCEAASAVLVRAHDSRQHRVAVAARGTSGAIYTGLSLSTARVNVCAEPTAIANARMAGEDAVDTIVAVGLDPADVPIVINPCGVCRELVPNFGDSIRVIVSDGGEVGVVSPTDLLPIPWVRARSYD; encoded by the coding sequence ATGCAGAAGCTGACGAGTGCCGATGACGAGCTGTGCGAGGCGGCATCCGCTGTGCTCGTGCGTGCGCACGATTCCCGGCAGCATCGGGTAGCCGTCGCTGCGCGGGGAACGTCGGGTGCGATCTATACAGGGCTCAGCCTGAGTACGGCGCGCGTGAACGTGTGCGCAGAGCCGACGGCGATCGCCAATGCGCGCATGGCGGGGGAGGATGCTGTCGACACGATCGTCGCCGTCGGTCTCGACCCTGCTGACGTGCCGATCGTGATCAACCCCTGTGGCGTGTGTCGTGAGCTGGTGCCGAACTTCGGCGACAGCATCCGCGTCATCGTCTCTGACGGCGGCGAGGTCGGCGTGGTCTCGCCCACCGACCTGCTGCCGATTCCCTGGGTGAGGGCGCGCTCCTACGACTGA